In a single window of the Synechococcus sp. HK05 genome:
- a CDS encoding sirohydrochlorin chelatase yields the protein MSNPAPQLHVDAGLSAIEGGPIGVLICGHGSRNRQAVGEFAQLAEGLRSKLPGVPVEYGYLEFARPILRDGLESLQAQGVKRVLAVPGMLFAAGHAKNDIPSVLNTFSAESGLRIDYGRELGVDLSMIQAAGARIREALNASDAAAVGRGEAPVPLSDTLLVVVGRGSSDPDANSNVSKVARMLVEGFGFGWGETVYSGVTFPLVEPGLRHAVKLGFRRIVVFPYFLFSGVLVSRIRQHTQLVASDHPELEFVEASYLGDHPLVINTFLERVQEVVRGETQMNCSLCKYRAQVLGFETEVGAPQQSHHHHVEGLVEACTLCEHECTGACQPDGIPIPLGHSHGHDHSHDHGHHDHAHDHGHTHAPYPHADHPLGPRTLYKPRPKPEDNRGV from the coding sequence ATGAGCAACCCCGCGCCGCAGCTTCATGTCGATGCTGGTCTTAGCGCCATTGAGGGCGGCCCGATCGGGGTGTTGATCTGCGGCCACGGCAGCCGAAACCGGCAGGCGGTGGGTGAGTTTGCGCAGCTGGCGGAGGGTTTGCGGTCCAAGCTGCCCGGGGTGCCGGTGGAATACGGCTATCTGGAGTTTGCGCGGCCGATCCTGCGCGATGGCCTCGAGAGTCTGCAGGCGCAAGGCGTGAAGCGGGTCCTGGCGGTGCCGGGAATGTTGTTCGCCGCCGGCCACGCCAAAAACGACATCCCCTCGGTGCTCAATACCTTCAGCGCTGAATCGGGTTTGCGGATCGATTACGGCCGCGAGCTGGGGGTCGACCTGAGCATGATTCAGGCCGCCGGCGCCCGGATTCGCGAGGCCCTCAATGCCTCTGATGCCGCCGCGGTGGGCCGTGGGGAAGCGCCGGTGCCCCTCAGCGACACGCTGCTGGTGGTTGTGGGGCGCGGTTCGTCGGATCCCGATGCCAACTCCAACGTGTCAAAGGTGGCGCGGATGTTGGTCGAGGGCTTCGGGTTTGGCTGGGGTGAAACCGTGTATTCGGGGGTCACCTTCCCGCTGGTGGAACCCGGCCTGCGCCATGCCGTGAAGCTCGGCTTTCGCCGCATCGTGGTGTTCCCTTACTTCCTCTTCTCGGGGGTGTTGGTGAGTCGCATCCGCCAGCACACGCAGTTGGTGGCATCGGATCACCCGGAGCTGGAGTTTGTGGAGGCCAGCTACCTCGGTGATCACCCGCTGGTGATCAACACCTTCCTGGAGCGGGTGCAGGAGGTGGTGCGCGGTGAGACGCAGATGAACTGCTCCCTCTGCAAATACCGCGCCCAGGTGCTTGGCTTTGAAACCGAGGTAGGTGCCCCCCAGCAAAGCCACCACCACCACGTGGAGGGCCTGGTGGAGGCCTGCACGCTCTGCGAGCACGAGTGCACGGGGGCCTGTCAGCCCGATGGCATCCCGATTCCGCTGGGGCATAGCCATGGGCATGACCACAGCCACGACCATGGCCATCACGACCACGCGCATGACCACGGCCACACCCATGCGCCGTATCCCCATGCCGATCACCCGCTCGGACCGCGCACGCTTTACAAACCGCGGCCGAAACCGGAAGACAACCGGGGGGTTTGA
- a CDS encoding cupin domain-containing protein codes for MSGAKTQQQPVLALHGDWREAVAVNSAALPWAASPAPGVERRLLERLGGEVARATSVVRYAPGSQFAQHSHGGGEELLVLKGTLADEQGTYPAGTYLRNPPGSAHAPGSREGCTLLVKLQQMHPDDRQRVVIDTRSAAWHPGLVKGLEVLPLHGFGSEQVALVRWAPGTQFQAHSHPGGEEIFVIEGVFQDEHGIYPAGSWLRNPPGSVHRPWSEAGCTIWVKTGHLPATTGPLG; via the coding sequence AGCGGTGGCGGTGAATAGCGCCGCCTTGCCTTGGGCGGCCTCGCCAGCGCCCGGGGTGGAGCGGCGCCTGTTGGAGCGCCTCGGCGGTGAGGTGGCCCGAGCCACCTCAGTGGTGCGCTACGCCCCGGGCAGCCAGTTCGCCCAGCACAGCCACGGCGGCGGCGAGGAACTCCTCGTGCTCAAGGGCACGCTGGCGGATGAGCAAGGCACCTACCCAGCGGGCACCTATCTGCGCAATCCACCCGGCTCGGCCCACGCCCCCGGTAGCCGCGAGGGCTGCACTCTGTTGGTGAAGCTCCAGCAGATGCATCCCGACGATCGGCAGCGGGTGGTGATCGACACGCGATCGGCCGCCTGGCATCCGGGCCTGGTGAAGGGGCTCGAGGTGCTGCCCTTGCATGGCTTTGGCAGTGAGCAGGTGGCGCTGGTGCGCTGGGCGCCCGGCACCCAGTTCCAGGCCCACAGCCATCCCGGCGGCGAGGAGATCTTCGTGATCGAGGGCGTGTTTCAAGACGAGCACGGCATCTATCCCGCCGGCAGTTGGTTGCGCAATCCACCGGGCAGCGTGCACCGCCCCTGGAGTGAAGCCGGCTGCACGATCTGGGTGAAAACCGGTCATTTGCCGGCCACGACAGGCCCCTTGGGCTAA
- a CDS encoding DUF2811 domain-containing protein, translated as MAAPTHGDRLEPEQQVQLEPAQAAGARDHLSRCLEQDDATGAARISLEAEVPEALFDGMRAFLSSRPEWDQYRVITSALAGFLFQNGCGDRCVAQHYLNGLFMKPGE; from the coding sequence ATGGCAGCACCGACGCATGGAGATCGCTTGGAGCCGGAGCAGCAGGTGCAACTGGAGCCAGCCCAGGCAGCGGGCGCCCGCGACCACCTCAGCCGTTGCCTCGAGCAGGACGACGCCACCGGTGCTGCCCGCATCAGCCTGGAGGCCGAGGTGCCTGAAGCCCTGTTTGACGGCATGCGCGCGTTTCTCAGCAGCCGCCCCGAGTGGGATCAATACCGCGTGATCACCTCCGCCCTGGCCGGGTTTCTGTTTCAAAACGGTTGCGGCGATCGCTGCGTGGCGCAGCACTATCTCAATGGCCTATTCATGAAGCCCGGCGAGTGA
- a CDS encoding SulP family inorganic anion transporter, protein MVSLKQWWDRPHRDILSGLVVAFAMIPEAIAFSGIAGVDPRVGLFGAFLLSVTLAIVGGRTAMITSATGSTALLMTGLVQQGNGLGEGMGLQYLLAAGILTGVLQIAWGYLRLAHQMRFVPQPVMAGFVNALAILIFLAQLPQLGLDVFHPEKVVVSGAQLPAVWGLMALTLVIIYLLPRFTTAVPSALVAILITTGLSIQLGLDLPTVASLGTLPDGLPQLGLPQVPFNFETLGLILPTALAISLVGLMETFLTQDILDDITDSSSHKNAEARGQGIGNIVSSLFGGMAGCALVGQSVMNVGYGGRTRLSTLTSGVSLLAMILLASQWVNQIPMATLVGVMIMIAINTANWGSISGIRRIPKSDTAVMLLTVVVTVLTHNLAVGLISGVALAGILFSRKVAKVIEVSSEELAPDHRLYRVRGQLFFVSSIYFRQGFELHEHPARVSIDMAEAHIWDQSGVTALDQVIRRLKLGGSSVEVVNLNTESTNLFALIGVAEEAGGRGGELAAGH, encoded by the coding sequence ATGGTTTCCCTCAAGCAATGGTGGGACCGGCCCCACCGCGACATCCTCTCAGGATTGGTGGTGGCCTTCGCGATGATCCCGGAGGCGATCGCCTTCTCGGGCATCGCCGGCGTGGATCCGCGGGTGGGCCTGTTCGGGGCGTTTCTGCTGTCGGTGACGCTCGCGATCGTGGGTGGCCGCACCGCGATGATCACCTCCGCCACCGGCTCCACCGCCCTGTTGATGACGGGCTTGGTGCAGCAGGGCAACGGCCTGGGTGAGGGCATGGGCCTGCAGTACCTGCTCGCGGCGGGCATCCTCACCGGCGTGCTGCAAATTGCCTGGGGCTATCTGCGCCTGGCGCACCAGATGCGGTTCGTGCCGCAGCCGGTGATGGCGGGATTCGTGAATGCGCTGGCGATCCTGATCTTTCTGGCACAGCTGCCCCAGCTGGGCCTGGATGTGTTCCACCCCGAAAAGGTGGTGGTGTCTGGCGCTCAGCTGCCGGCGGTGTGGGGCTTGATGGCGCTCACCCTGGTGATCATCTATCTGCTGCCGCGCTTCACCACCGCTGTGCCGTCGGCGCTGGTGGCGATCCTGATCACCACGGGGCTCTCGATCCAGCTCGGGCTGGATTTGCCCACGGTGGCCAGCCTTGGCACCCTGCCGGATGGTCTGCCGCAGCTGGGTCTGCCCCAGGTGCCGTTCAACTTCGAAACCCTCGGGCTGATCCTGCCCACGGCCCTGGCGATCTCGCTGGTGGGCCTGATGGAAACCTTCCTCACCCAAGACATCCTCGACGACATCACCGACAGCTCCAGCCACAAGAACGCCGAAGCGCGCGGCCAGGGCATCGGCAACATCGTGAGTTCGCTGTTCGGCGGCATGGCCGGCTGTGCGTTGGTGGGTCAGTCGGTGATGAATGTGGGCTACGGCGGCCGCACCCGCCTCTCCACGCTCACCTCAGGCGTGAGCCTGCTGGCGATGATCCTGTTGGCCAGCCAGTGGGTGAATCAGATCCCGATGGCCACGCTCGTGGGCGTGATGATCATGATTGCGATCAACACCGCCAACTGGGGCTCGATCAGTGGCATCCGCCGCATCCCCAAGAGCGACACGGCCGTGATGCTGCTCACCGTGGTGGTGACCGTGCTGACCCACAACCTGGCGGTGGGTCTGATCTCCGGTGTGGCCTTGGCCGGCATCCTGTTCAGCCGCAAGGTGGCCAAGGTGATCGAGGTGAGCAGCGAGGAGCTGGCGCCGGATCACCGGCTCTACCGGGTGCGCGGGCAGCTGTTTTTCGTGAGCAGCATCTACTTCCGCCAGGGCTTTGAGCTGCATGAGCACCCGGCCCGGGTGTCGATCGATATGGCGGAGGCCCACATCTGGGATCAGAGCGGTGTCACCGCCCTCGACCAGGTGATTCGCCGCCTCAAGCTTGGAGGGAGCTCGGTGGAGGTGGTGAACCTCAATACCGAGAGCACCAACCTGTTCGCGCTCATCGGTGTTGCCGAAGAGGCAGGTGGCCGCGGCGGGGAGCTGGCGGCGGGGCACTGA